The Nocardiopsis composta genome includes the window GGTGGGCACCCGGAGCCCCCACCGGCGCGCCGCCCGCAGCGGTGTGGCGTGCCCGGTGGTGGGCGGGATCCGGCCGTGGTACAGCCCCAGCGCGGCCACGATCACCCCGACCAGCCCGGCCGCGCCCTCCAGGTGCCCCAGGGCCCCCTTGTGCGAGCCCACCACCGCCTCGTCGCCCGCTGGGCGCCGGAACAGCCGGTTCAGGGCGCGCAGCTCGGCGGTGTCCCCGGCGACGGTTCCGGTGCCGTGGGCCTCCACATAGCCGACGCGGGCGGGACCGGCGCCCGCCCGCTCGCCTCCGGGCCCTTCCAGGTCCTGCCAGCAGGAGGACATGACGTCCAGCTGGGCGTGCCCGTTCGGGGACCCCAGGCCTCCCGGGGACCGGCCGTCGGCGCCGGCGGCGGTGGTCAGCACGCGGGCATAGCTGCGGCTGCGGCGCCTGCGGGCGCGGGCGGGGTTCTCCAGGACGACGGCGGCGGCCCCCTCGGAGCGCACGTAGCCGTCCGCGGCCGCATCGAAGGGTTTGCACCGGCCGTCGGCGGCGAGCACCCCGCTCTCTTCGAAGGCCAGGGTCACCTGCGGGTTGTCCACCGAGTTGACCGCGGCCACCAGGGCGAGGTCCACCAGCCCCGCCGCCAGGTGCAGGCGGGCCATGTGCAGGGCCGTGGCCCCCGCGGAGCAGGCGGTGTCGACGACCGCGTGGGGGCCGCGCGTGTCCAGCCAGCGCATCAGCGGGGAGGTGAGCATCCCCGCTCCGCCTCCGGCGACGTCGACCAGGCCCGAGGCGCGGTGCGGGGCGAAGCGCGCCGTGGCGGCGTCCACCGAGGCGGAGGCCACGAAGACGCCGACGCGCCGGTTCTGCCGCAGACTCCGCGCCGCGATGCCCGCGTCGGCCAGCGCCCCGGCCGAGACCTCCAGCAGCATGCGCTGGACCGGGTCCAGCTCCGCGGCCTCGGCGGGGCTGAACCCGAAGAAGGCCGCGTCCAGCGGGGCGGAGCGGTCGACGGTCCCGGCCTCCCAGACCCGGCCGGGCCGCTTGTCCTCGGGCAGGCGCCGCAGCATCGCCGCCCACCGCTCCCGAGGGTAGGGCCCGACCACGCAGGCCGCCTCGAGCAGTGTCCTCCAGAGCCCCTCCGGGGAGGTGATACCGCCGGGCAGGAGCAGGCCGATCCCGGTCAGAGCGGCCGGAGCGGCGGTGTCAGCCACGGCGCACCCCCGCCCACAGCGCGACGCATCCGCGGACGTCGAACGTCTGGAGTTCGAACCGCTCCGCCAGTTCGCGTTCGAGGTCCTCGCGGGTGTCCGAGGCGTTGTCGAACCATCCCCGCGCCCTGTAGCGGGACATCAGCGCCCGGGAGAGCCGGGTGTGCCGCACCCCTTCCCCGGAATCCAGGATGGTCGCGCCGAAGAAGACCCCGCCGGGCCGCAGCACCTCGGCCGCCCGGTCGAAGAGCCGGGCCTTGGCGGCGAACCCGGGACCGGGCAGGGTGTGCAGCATCATGGTGGCCGCCGCCGAGTCCGCGCCGCGCGCCTGCTCGGGCCAGGCCTCCAGGGCGTCGCCCCGGTGCCGGTGCACCGAACCGATCCGGCCGGCCAGCCGGCGCGCGGTGACGTCCAGCGGCCCGGGGTGGACGTCGATCAGGACCAGCCGCTCCGGGCGGGAGGGGGGTCTGAGCCGATGGAGGAAGTGGCCGTTCCCGGGGCCGATCTCCACGTGGCCGGCGCCGGTCCGGCGTTCGTACAGGGCGGCGAGCTCGCGGTTGGAGACCCGCCACACGGGTCGGTGCGAACCGCGGGTGACGACCAGGGGGTAGAGCACCCGCAGGTTGAACGTGCTGTACAGGCCCGGGTTGGGCGGCTGCTCCTGTTGCGAGGGGGAATGGGGCATGGCGAGTCGACCCTCCGGGGGTAGGGGAGCGGCTGAGGCGGGGCGGACGGGGGAAGAGAGGGCGCTCTACCGGTCGGCGGCGGGGATCATCCCGGCGAGCAGCTTGGGGTCGTCGATACCGGCCGCCCACTGGTCGGCGAACCCGGGATCCTCGGCCGCGTGGGCGAAGAAGGCCTGCATCCGGGGGGACTGGTGGTACCAGGAGACCATCTCCGCCACCACGGCGGCGGGCTGCCCGTGGTCGCTCCAGTAGCGCTCGAAGGCGGCCTCGGCCTCGGCCGGGCCGAAGGGGCGCCCTTCCCGGTGGCAGGCGATGATGGCATCGCCCAGTGCCGCGGCGGCGCGCGGGGCGGCGCCGCCCTCCTGGGCCGAGGCCGGGTCCAGTGTGGTGAGGGTGTCGCCGAGACCGACCGCCCAGCCGCCGCCGGGCAGGCGTACGACCGGCCGGCGCACCCGCGGGGTGATGGTGGTGGTCATCACCGAGGAGGGGTCCACCTCGGCGCGGAGGAGCCGGTCGTGGAGTTCGGGGGCGAGGTCGGAGAGCGCTTCCAGCATCGTCCGGTGGACGTGCTCCGGGCGTTGGCGGATCCCGCCCGCCCGCAGGCGGGCGGCGCAGTCCAGGGGCCCGTCCGGAGTGCCGATCAGCTGGATCGAGTGCGCCGGCCCCTCGGTGGTGAACGCCGGCACCGCGATCACCTCGCCCGCCGGGGCGCTGATCACCTGGGCGTCGGCCTCGCCGGGGCGGAGGGCGTGGAAGTAGGCCTGGGTGACGGTGCGCACCCGGGGGCGGCCGCCGGCGCCGCGGAGGCGCCCGGCCCGCTCGGCGTCGGCGTCGAACTCGTGGCCGAGCCGGCCGTTGCCGACCGCGACCACCACGATGTCGGCGATCCTGCGGCTGGCCGCGAAATCCAGTGCGCTGTGCTCGTAGAGCGCTTCGACGTGCCGTGCGGGCCTGCCGTCGTGCAGAACGGGGTCGGTGGCCGCGCTCAGCCAGCAGTGCTGGCGCAGGCGGGGCTCGAAGGCGAACCCGCCTTCACCGGGGAGGGAGCCGACCAGCGAGAGCTCTTTCCCGGGCTCCTCGGGGTCGTGCAGCCGGAGCTGCACCGTCCTGAAGGAGACCTCCCGGGCCTTGCTCTCCCACTGGGAGAGGCCCGACCATTCGGGGCGGATCAGATTCTGGCTGTAGGGAAGGTTCAGGCTGGTGAGCTTGTGCTCCGGCTCCCAGAGGATCGCCTCCGGGGTGCGGGGGTCGGCCAGTGTCACCTCGATCCCCGCGCCCAGCAGCCGGTTGCACAGATTGAGGCCGGAGTCGCCGGCCCCGATGATCAGCACCTTGGTCATGCCGCCTCCGTCTCGCTGCGCTGCGCCGCGCGCAGCGCGTCCAACAGCAGGTAGCGCACCGACTCGTGGTCGTCGGCGCGGGCGAGGACCAGGTCGGTCCGCTCGTCCAGGCCGAGTTCGGAACGCACGAGGTCGACGGGGGCGCCCCCGAAACGGTCGGGGTCGACGGCCACGACATGGGGCGTGGAGTACCTGCGCAGGACGTCGACGATTCGAACGGATTCTTCGAGGCGCCCCAGGTCCGCGGCGACCACCGCGGAGGTCACTCCCCGAAGCAGATCCGGCCACTCCTCGTCGGCCGGCGCCTCGGGGGCGGCCACCAGCACCAGTTCCACCTCGTCCAGGCGGACGGCACCGTAGGCCACCGGGGGCAGCTCACGGGGAGGGGAGCCGGTCATGGAGCGGATGACGGCCGCCTTGGCCGCGTGATCGGGGCCCGCCAGCAGCACCGGGGAGCTCGTGAGCGGCTGGCTCTTGCGCAGGGCCTCCATCACCGTGCTGATCGGCACCGAGGCGGGGGTGATGTCGATGGCCCCCCGGTGGGCCAGTTCCCATACGGCGGTCTTCGCGACGGCCAGCGGAAGGCCGGTCCGGCAGGCGAGCTCGTACACGTTCGCCCTGGCGCCGCCGCCCAGCTGCTCCAAGAGCATCTGCGCCGGGTCCGCGGGGTCCGGCCGCGCCGGCTCCGCGGCGGCCCTCGCCCGTCCGCCCTCCTCCGGGAGGAGGGCGCGGCGCAGGTGCGCCGAGAGGCTCACCTGGCAGGCGGGGGAGAAGAGGTGGGAGGCGCGCGTCCGGGGGTGCGGGGGCCGCGGCGTCATCGGTCCCCCCGGGCGGAGCCGCACCCGCCGAAAGCGCTCCGCGGGGCCGGTCTGCAAGCCATTCTGCGGCGGGGAGGCGGCGGGGCATTGTCCGTCGGCCGGACGCGCTTTCGAAGGGCGGGGTTGAAGCGTTCCATGCCCGAAGTCTCCACCATCGTAGCGCGGTGCCGCGATTATTCGCGTTTATATTTGCTTATAAAATCCTGATATGGCGGAGAGGTGGTGGAGGAGGCGCCGTAATCGGCGCGAAAAGGCCCCTGGGCGGCGTTAAGTGGCGCTAGGGTTGCCGGCGTGCAACGCCCATCAGCGGGAATACGGCGGCCTTCGCCCGAGAACTCCTGTGAAGCGCCCCGGCCACCTCGGCGAGTGAGAAGAATGTCACTGGATCTTTCTGGTCTGCCCCGGGTAGGGAATATGGATTCAGCGGAACGGGGCGACTGCGGTCGCTGCAGCTCACGGAGCTGCCAGTGCATCGGAGAGGAGTTCTGGCGTCGTGAGGACGTCATCGAGGCGCTGCGGATCCGCGACGCCTGCGCCTTGATTCGCCTGGCCCGGCGTTACACGGACCTCACCCAGCAAGAACTCGCTGAGATAACGGGTCTGACCCAGCCGATGATCTCGCTTATCGAAAGAGGGAAGACCCGCAGGCTGGGGCGGGAACGACAGCAGCGCGCTTTGCACGGGCTGGAGGCCAGGGCCACCCTGCTTCCCCCGATGGAGGAATGGGGGGATTCCCAGGCCATGGCCGCTCTCGAAGCCGTATCCGGAGAAGGGCCGAACAGGGCCGGTGTGAACGCCGCGCAGATCAGCGCCTATGTGATGTTGTGGGCTCGGGCCGCCTCCGCTCCGCCCGCCCCTCCCCGGAAGACCGCTCCGGTCAGTCCTGCGATGGTCGCCGCTTTGGAGGACGTCACCGAGGCGCTGCGCCGCGCCGACGCGGCCCACGGCTCTGCAGGGCTGGCCCCCTTCGCCGCGGCCCAGCTGACCGCCGCCCAGCGGATGCTCGCGGCCGCGGGGGAGGAGGGAGTGCGCCGCAGGCTGTACCGGGCCGCCGCGGACCTGGCCGGCCTGGCGGGGTGGCTGGCCGTCGACGCGGGCGACTACGACCGCGCCCGCCCTCTGTTCGCCGCGGCCCTGCGGTCGGCCCACCAGGCCGGAGACGTGGTCCTGGGAGCCGGGATCGCCTCCTCCGTCGCGGTGCAGAGCTACAGCCTCGGCCAAGGGCTGCAGGCCGCACTGATCGCCCGCACCGCGCTCGAACGCACGGTCTCCCGGGCGACTCCCCTGGTGAGGGCGATGCTGCACACGCGGGTGGCGCGCGGGCACGCCGTCGACGGCGACCGCCTCCCCGCCCTGCGGGCCCTGGAGAACGCCCGGGAGGCGTTCGAGCAGGGGCCGAGTGACGAGGATCCGTCCTGGCTGTACTGGATGAGCCCCGGAGAGATGCACGGCCAGGCCGCCGCGGTCCACCTGTCGCTGGGCGAGGACGAACAGGCCCTTCAGCTGCTGGAGCAGGCCGATCGCACCTACGATTCCGCCTGCGTACGCGATCATGCCCGGTGCACGGTCCGCTCGGCCGGGGCATTGGCCCGCCTCGGCGAGCTCGACCACGCTTGCGAGCGCGCCCACCGGGCCCTGGACATGGAGGTCGGCTCCGTCCGGCTCGCGTACGAGGTCATGGGTCTCTTGTCCGACCTGGAGCCCTACGACGACGAGGCCAGGGTGGCGGAGCTCCGCGACCACGCGGCCCCCCTGCTCGACAGCGCGCTCAGATGAGGAGCGCGCTCCGTGCGCGGACGCCGGCCCGTGGCGCCCCGCGACCCAGGGGGCGCCCCGCCCGGCGCACCGGCCGGTGCGCCGCCGCATCGGTCGGTTTCACTACAGGCCGTGAAGCCCGGTGGTAGGGTCCGCAAAGGAGCGCCGTTTCGGGCGAATCACACTAAAAGCGGGGCGAGTCCGGCCCGGTTCTCTGCCAGGGCCCGCCGTCTTCCACCCGGCAGGGCGACGTGCACAGTCCATCCCCAGCCCTGCCGGGTGCCCTCTCCTCGCACTTCCCGCCCAGCGCGGGCCCGCCCAGCGCCTCTTCCGCACCTCCGCCCGGCCCGTGGCCTGGACCGGGCGCAGAAAAGGCTCCCGCACACCGCCGCACGCCACCGCGGGTGATCATCGCCACCGGCCCCGGATCCTCTCTGCTCGGACTTCGCCCCGGGCGCCGGCCCCGGCATGGTTCCGGCCCAGGATCTCGGCGGCGGGCATGGCGATTCCGCTAAGGGGACCCGAGAAGGTGAAGGCGGTCCCGACGGCGGCACCCGGACGTGCGCGACCTCGCGCCCCTCGCCGAGGCGGTCGACTCCGGCTCCATCGCGGCGGGGCCCGGCGGCGTGGTCCGGCCGATCAGCCCGGGCCGGGGTGCACCCGTGCCTGGATGCCCTTGAAGTGGTCCTCGACGGCGGCGTACAGCGCCGGCTCGTCGCGGTTCCGGAGGGCCGTGAGGATGGCGCGGTGCCAGCCTGCGGTCATCGCGGGCGTGGTGTCCGCGCGGGGGAGCGCGTCGTCCAGCGAGTTGAACACCCGCCAGAAGACGCGGAGGAGATCGGTGACCAGGTCGTTGCCGAGCGGGGCGTAGAGGGCCTCGTGGAACCTCCAGTCCGCCTCGGGAACGTATTCGCCCTCCTCGGCGCGCTCCTCCATGGTGCGCACGGCGGCCTCCAGCTCGGCGAAGTCCAGCCGGTCGTAGGCCGCCAGTACCCGCGGGACCAGGCCGTTCTCCAGGACCTCGCGCACTTCGAGGAGGTTGCGGATGTCGGCCAGGTCGCCGTGGACCGACAGCGCGCTGCGGAACGCCAGCCCCGCCTCCAGCCCGGAAAGGGAGACCGAGCCGACGTAGGTGCCGTGGCCGTGGCGGATGTCGACGATGCCGAGCGCCTCCAGTGCCTTCATCGCCTCGCGCAGCGGATGCCGGCTGACGTCGAGCTCCTCCATCAGCTCGAACTCGGGAGGCAGGGCGGCCCCCGGCGCGAGGCCGCGCTCGACGATCAGCGCCTTGATCGCGTCCTGCAGTGCGCGCTGCTTGGCCCGCGCGCCGTTCCTTCGCCGCTTCGTCGCTCCGTCCACGTCGACCAAGTCTAGGCCGTCCCGCCGCGCCCGCCCGGCCCCGCGGCCCGCCGGAGGGCGCGGGGAGGGGTGCTCGCGCGGACCCGGCGGGCGCCGGCGGCCCGCGGTGCCCCCCGTCCGAGGCGGGGCGCCGTGCCCGGCCGCGCGGAACGGGGCGGTGCGCACGTCGAAGGCGGACCCGTGCGCGCCGGGTCCGCCGGGCGGCCCGGCGCCGGAGCGCCGATCCGGCCGGCGCCGCCGACCGGGAGCAGGGCGCCCGCCCGGCTTTCGCGCGGTTCCGCACCGGTGCCGATCGTCCCGCCGCCGGGCCCGGCCCGCCCGGGAGCCGCGGAGAAGCGCGCCGTCCCGGCCATTGCGCCGGCGGGCCGGTGCGGCTAAGGTGCTCCGACATCGGACATAGTACGTCCTATTTCTGAGGAGGCATGCATGACCGCCGCCCCCGGCCGTCCCCCCTCAACGTTCCGGCAGCTCAGCGGCGGCCAGAAGAAGGCCTTCTTCGCCGCCTGGCTGGGATATCTGCTGGACGGCTTCGACTTCATCCTCATCACCCTCGTCCTCACCGAGATCGCCGACGACTTCGGCCTCGACCTCACCACCGCGGCCACGCTGATCTCCGCGGCGTTCGTCTCCCGCTGGCTCGGCGGACTCGCCCTCGGGGCCGTCGGCGACCGCTTCGGCCGCAAGCCCGCGATGATCCTGGCGATCCTGGCGTTCTCCGTGGGCAGCGCCCTGTGCGGGTTCGCCTGGGACTACTGGTCCCTCTTCGCGTTCCGCGCCCTCGTCGGACTGGGGATGGCCGGCGAGTACAGCTCCAGCGCCACCTACGTCATGGAGTCCTGGCCCAAGCGGATGCGCAACCGGGCCACCGGTTTCCTCCTGTCCGCCTACCCCATCGGCACCGTGCTCGCGGCGCTGAGCTACGAGGTGATCGTGCCCGGCCTGGGGTGGCGCTGGCTGTTCTACGCCGGACTGGTCCCGATCGCGCTCTGCCTCTACCTGCGCCGCGCCCTCCCCGAGGCGGAGGAGTGGAAGAAGGAGGTCGGCGGCAGGACCGACGTGACCACGTCGTCCGCCCTCTTCTCACCGGAGCGGCGGCTGTCCAACCTGCTGCTCACCGCCGCGGTCTCCACCGCCCTGGTGCTCCTGTTCAGCAACAGCGCCGGCGGTTGGGCGTGGCTGTGCTCCCTGGTGGCGCTCGCCGGGTTCGTCCTCTTCGCCGTGCAGCTCGCCGGGCGCATGTGGCCGGTGATGATCGCCATCATGGCGACGGTCTTCTGCGCCTTCCTCTACTCATGGCCCGTGCAGTCCTTGCTGCCCACCTACCTCAAGGCCGACCTGGGATTCGATGAGGCCGCCGTGTCCACCGCGCTGACCTGGGCCGGCCTCGGCTACGCGGCGGGCTGCTGCCTCGCCGGCATCGCGGCCGACCGGATCGGCACGCGGCCGACCTACGTCCTGGGCCTGCTCATATCGCTCTGCTTCGTCTTCCCGGTGTTCGCCCTGGACGCGAGCAGCATCCTGCTCCTGTGGGTGCTGCTGTTCGCCATGCAGGCCACCAGCCAGGGCATCTCCGGCCTGCTCCCCAAGTACATCGGCGACCACTTCCCGGTGCGCATGCGCGCCGCCGGCCTGGGCTTCACCTACAACGTGGGCGCCCTCGGCGGCGCCGTCGCCCCCCTCGCCGGCGCGGGGATCGCCGAGTCCATCGGCGGCCTCGGCCAGGCGCTCACGGTCCTGGCGGCGACCCTGACCATCGCGGTCGCCCTGATCATCGGCCTGAACATCCCGGTCAGGATCGGCCACGCGCTGGGGATCCGGCCCGACGACGTCCCCGCCCTCGCCACCCCGGAGAAAGGAACCCGGTGAACACCTCTGAATCCCTGCGCGGAGTCATCCCGCCCCTCGCCACACCGCTCGGCGGCGACGGGCAGGTCGACCGCCCGTCACTGGAGCGGCTCGTCGCCTTCCAACTGGACGCGGGCGTGCACGGGGTGTTCATCGGAGGGTCGACCGGGGAGATCGCCCTGCTCGACTCCGTCCAGGCCGCCGCCGCGGCGCGGACCGCGGTCGGCGCCGTCGCCGGGGCGGTCCCGGTGCTCGTGGGCGCCATCGACACCGGTACGCGCCGCGTCGTCGAGCACGCCCGGCGGGCCGCCGAGGCGGGCGCCGACGCGGTCGTCGTCACCGCGCCGTTCTACGTCGACCCCCACCCCGACGAGGTCGTGGCCCACTTCCGCACCGTGCGGTCGGCGGTCGACCTGCCGGTCGTCGCCTACGACATCCCGAGCGCGATCGGCACCCGCCTCACCCCCGACATCGTCGCCGAGCTGGCCGCAGAGGGCACCATCGCCGGCCTCAAGGACTCCAGCGGGGACCTGACCGCGTTCCGGGAGGTCCTCCGCCGGCTCCCGGGATTCCCGGTGCTGACCGGCTCGGAGCTGATGGCCGACACCGCCCTCTCCCTCGGCGCCTCCGGGCTGGTCCCGGGGCTCGGAAACGTCGATCCGCACGGGTACACCCGGCTGTTCGCCGCCGCGGCGGCGGGCCGGTGGGCGGACGCGGCCGCGGAGCAGGAGCGGCTGGCCGGCCTGTTCCGCATCGTCGGCGTCGCCGACCGCGGCCGCATCGGGTTCACCGCGGGAGCGCTCGGCGCCTTCAAGGAGGCGCTGCGCCTCCGCGGCGTCATCGCCCACGCGGCGACCAACCCCCCGCTGCTCCCGCTCAACGCCGAGGAGGTGCGGTCCATCGCAGGCATCCTCGACGGCGCGGGGCTCGGCGGCGCCGTCGAGGCCGGTCGGTAGGGGCCGCCCGGGGAGCGGTGCCGCGGTGCTCGGGGCGGGGGCCTCGCCGCCGAGCGCGGGTGCGGGGGGGGCGGGCCGGCGGAGCCGGTCCGCCCCGGCGCGGCGGGCGCGGCCGTCACGCGGCCGAGCGGACGTCGATCACGCCGGCACCGGATTCCCGGAGGAGCCATTCGAGGAAGTCGTCCAGGAAAGCGCTGATCGCCTCCTCCGCGTAGTGGCCGTTCGGCCAGGCGGCCCACTCCTCGGCGATGAGCCGCTCGCCGCCGCGGAGCAGGGGGATCGGGCGCAGGCCGTACTTGGGCAGGTCGATGCAGACGACCACGCCGTGCCCCGCGGCCGCCATCGCCTGGGCGATGTGGGTGCGGGCGACCTCCTTCTTCGGCGCGATCGTCACCGAGGCGCGGATGAGGTGGTCGTCCAGGGACAGCCGGGTGCCGCTGCGCCGGTCCGGGACGAGGAGCGGCAGATCGGGGAGTTCGCCGACGTCGATCGCGTCGCGTTCGGCGAGCGGGGAGTCCGGCGGGACCTGGACGCTGAACGGGACGTCGTAGAGGTGCCTGCGCCGGACCGAGGGCGGCGGGACCAGAGGGGCCATCGCGAGATCGGCCGAGAGTCCGCCGAGGGAGTCGTAGATCTCCAGGGTCGGGAGCTCGACGACGTCGGCGACGGGAGTGTGCCCGGCGGCGACGAAGGGCAGCACGAGCAGCTCGGCGACCATGGTCGGGCAGGCCACCGTCAGCGGCACCTTCTGCTCGCCGAGCGCGGCCATGACGCGGTCGGCCGAGCGGGCCCGCGCCAGGAGGTCCCGGGCCACCGGTTCGAGCTGCCTGCCGGCCCTCGTCGGCACCATCCCGGACTTCGAGCGGGTGAAGAGCTCGGTGCCGCAGGCCTGCTCCAGCAGGCGGATCTGCCGGGACAGGGCGGGCTGCGAGACGAAGGCGCGCCGGGCCGCGGAAGTGACGGAGCCCGTGTCGAGGACGGCGATGAAGCTCTCCAGGTGCCCCCTGTCCATGCAGAGAACTTATCACAGGCATCAGAAACGAATATTGGTGCTTATG containing:
- a CDS encoding class I SAM-dependent methyltransferase, with amino-acid sequence MPHSPSQQEQPPNPGLYSTFNLRVLYPLVVTRGSHRPVWRVSNRELAALYERRTGAGHVEIGPGNGHFLHRLRPPSRPERLVLIDVHPGPLDVTARRLAGRIGSVHRHRGDALEAWPEQARGADSAAATMMLHTLPGPGFAAKARLFDRAAEVLRPGGVFFGATILDSGEGVRHTRLSRALMSRYRARGWFDNASDTREDLERELAERFELQTFDVRGCVALWAGVRRG
- a CDS encoding styrene monooxygenase/indole monooxygenase family protein; protein product: MTKVLIIGAGDSGLNLCNRLLGAGIEVTLADPRTPEAILWEPEHKLTSLNLPYSQNLIRPEWSGLSQWESKAREVSFRTVQLRLHDPEEPGKELSLVGSLPGEGGFAFEPRLRQHCWLSAATDPVLHDGRPARHVEALYEHSALDFAASRRIADIVVVAVGNGRLGHEFDADAERAGRLRGAGGRPRVRTVTQAYFHALRPGEADAQVISAPAGEVIAVPAFTTEGPAHSIQLIGTPDGPLDCAARLRAGGIRQRPEHVHRTMLEALSDLAPELHDRLLRAEVDPSSVMTTTITPRVRRPVVRLPGGGWAVGLGDTLTTLDPASAQEGGAAPRAAAALGDAIIACHREGRPFGPAEAEAAFERYWSDHGQPAAVVAEMVSWYHQSPRMQAFFAHAAEDPGFADQWAAGIDDPKLLAGMIPAADR
- a CDS encoding helix-turn-helix domain-containing protein; the protein is MDSAERGDCGRCSSRSCQCIGEEFWRREDVIEALRIRDACALIRLARRYTDLTQQELAEITGLTQPMISLIERGKTRRLGRERQQRALHGLEARATLLPPMEEWGDSQAMAALEAVSGEGPNRAGVNAAQISAYVMLWARAASAPPAPPRKTAPVSPAMVAALEDVTEALRRADAAHGSAGLAPFAAAQLTAAQRMLAAAGEEGVRRRLYRAAADLAGLAGWLAVDAGDYDRARPLFAAALRSAHQAGDVVLGAGIASSVAVQSYSLGQGLQAALIARTALERTVSRATPLVRAMLHTRVARGHAVDGDRLPALRALENAREAFEQGPSDEDPSWLYWMSPGEMHGQAAAVHLSLGEDEQALQLLEQADRTYDSACVRDHARCTVRSAGALARLGELDHACERAHRALDMEVGSVRLAYEVMGLLSDLEPYDDEARVAELRDHAAPLLDSALR
- a CDS encoding FadR/GntR family transcriptional regulator; protein product: MDGATKRRRNGARAKQRALQDAIKALIVERGLAPGAALPPEFELMEELDVSRHPLREAMKALEALGIVDIRHGHGTYVGSVSLSGLEAGLAFRSALSVHGDLADIRNLLEVREVLENGLVPRVLAAYDRLDFAELEAAVRTMEERAEEGEYVPEADWRFHEALYAPLGNDLVTDLLRVFWRVFNSLDDALPRADTTPAMTAGWHRAILTALRNRDEPALYAAVEDHFKGIQARVHPGPG
- a CDS encoding sialate:H+ symport family MFS transporter, which produces MTAAPGRPPSTFRQLSGGQKKAFFAAWLGYLLDGFDFILITLVLTEIADDFGLDLTTAATLISAAFVSRWLGGLALGAVGDRFGRKPAMILAILAFSVGSALCGFAWDYWSLFAFRALVGLGMAGEYSSSATYVMESWPKRMRNRATGFLLSAYPIGTVLAALSYEVIVPGLGWRWLFYAGLVPIALCLYLRRALPEAEEWKKEVGGRTDVTTSSALFSPERRLSNLLLTAAVSTALVLLFSNSAGGWAWLCSLVALAGFVLFAVQLAGRMWPVMIAIMATVFCAFLYSWPVQSLLPTYLKADLGFDEAAVSTALTWAGLGYAAGCCLAGIAADRIGTRPTYVLGLLISLCFVFPVFALDASSILLLWVLLFAMQATSQGISGLLPKYIGDHFPVRMRAAGLGFTYNVGALGGAVAPLAGAGIAESIGGLGQALTVLAATLTIAVALIIGLNIPVRIGHALGIRPDDVPALATPEKGTR
- a CDS encoding dihydrodipicolinate synthase family protein, whose protein sequence is MNTSESLRGVIPPLATPLGGDGQVDRPSLERLVAFQLDAGVHGVFIGGSTGEIALLDSVQAAAAARTAVGAVAGAVPVLVGAIDTGTRRVVEHARRAAEAGADAVVVTAPFYVDPHPDEVVAHFRTVRSAVDLPVVAYDIPSAIGTRLTPDIVAELAAEGTIAGLKDSSGDLTAFREVLRRLPGFPVLTGSELMADTALSLGASGLVPGLGNVDPHGYTRLFAAAAAGRWADAAAEQERLAGLFRIVGVADRGRIGFTAGALGAFKEALRLRGVIAHAATNPPLLPLNAEEVRSIAGILDGAGLGGAVEAGR
- a CDS encoding LysR family transcriptional regulator; translation: MDRGHLESFIAVLDTGSVTSAARRAFVSQPALSRQIRLLEQACGTELFTRSKSGMVPTRAGRQLEPVARDLLARARSADRVMAALGEQKVPLTVACPTMVAELLVLPFVAAGHTPVADVVELPTLEIYDSLGGLSADLAMAPLVPPPSVRRRHLYDVPFSVQVPPDSPLAERDAIDVGELPDLPLLVPDRRSGTRLSLDDHLIRASVTIAPKKEVARTHIAQAMAAAGHGVVVCIDLPKYGLRPIPLLRGGERLIAEEWAAWPNGHYAEEAISAFLDDFLEWLLRESGAGVIDVRSAA